The following coding sequences are from one Blastocatellia bacterium window:
- the trxA gene encoding thioredoxin: MSNSEFVIDVSEAEFADAVVQRSREQPVVVDFWAPWCGPCRALGPVLEQLAEEFQGAFILARVNTDENPNLAREFGIQSIPNVMMFQNGQVVDQFIGVWPEAQIRQWLRPYCPSEADRLVAIGNRFREQGQADAAAEAFERALTLDATHAGAHLGLAWLAFARGQEDQVEQHVAMIPPLAPEFDAAQRLREAMAFHRECRAAGGEQVCRQRLSENPNDLDARFGLASCLAAAGKYADALEEFLAIVAKDKHYRDEAARKAMLTIFSLVGERSELAEEYRKRLAWTLY; the protein is encoded by the coding sequence ATGAGTAACTCAGAATTTGTGATTGATGTTTCAGAGGCAGAGTTTGCCGACGCCGTCGTGCAACGGTCGCGCGAGCAGCCGGTAGTGGTTGATTTCTGGGCGCCGTGGTGCGGGCCATGTCGCGCGCTGGGGCCGGTGTTGGAACAGTTAGCCGAAGAGTTTCAGGGCGCCTTCATTTTGGCGCGTGTCAACACGGATGAAAATCCGAACCTGGCCAGAGAGTTCGGGATCCAAAGTATCCCCAATGTGATGATGTTTCAAAATGGTCAGGTGGTAGACCAATTCATCGGCGTATGGCCAGAAGCGCAAATCCGGCAATGGCTCCGTCCGTACTGTCCGAGCGAAGCGGATCGGTTGGTGGCCATAGGAAATCGCTTTCGTGAACAGGGTCAGGCTGACGCGGCCGCCGAAGCGTTCGAGCGCGCGCTGACGCTCGATGCGACACACGCGGGCGCGCACCTGGGTTTGGCCTGGCTGGCTTTTGCGCGTGGACAGGAAGATCAAGTCGAGCAACATGTGGCTATGATTCCGCCATTGGCGCCGGAGTTCGACGCCGCCCAGCGGTTGCGCGAAGCGATGGCGTTTCACCGAGAGTGCCGCGCAGCCGGTGGAGAGCAGGTGTGTCGTCAACGATTGAGCGAGAATCCCAACGATCTGGATGCGCGGTTTGGGCTGGCTTCTTGTTTGGCGGCAGCAGGCAAATATGCGGACGCGCTGGAAGAGTTTCTGGCGATTGTCGCCAAAGACAAACATTATCGCGATGAAGCGGCGCGCAAAGCGATGCTGACCATTTTCAGCCTGGTAGGCGAACGAAGCGAACTTGCCGAAGAATATCGCAAGCGACTTGCCTGGACATTGTATTAG
- a CDS encoding Hsp70 family protein, whose protein sequence is MRFGIDFGTTRTVVAAADRGNYPVVSFHLESGDVQPWYPSLIATRGEQCFFGLDAQAKPQESGWSFLRSLKRLLADAGPESLIRVGEVELGALEWVSRYLTQLRIDLCMRSNIGVSAHEPLEALVAVPANANSNQRFITLEGFRQAGFRVLGLVNEPSAAGIEYAHRDAAKGKTGRKEYLVIYDLGGGTFDASVISMKDRHHEVLTAEGIGRLGGDDFDELLLELALQRASHIGELSATVRHHLLEICREQKEGLHPNTRKMVIDLGRAIPGAGEVMVTTDEFYERCRPLVERTIETMELAMSNSLRGEALEWAGVAGIYLVGGSSDLPLVSRLLRERYGRRVRRSPYPYAATAIGLAIAADAASGYKLQERFTRYFGVWREADSGRRIVFDPIFFKDTPLPAAGEPPLIFTRAYQPVHNIGHFRYLECSQVNEDHQPSGEVTPWDEIFFPFDPALQHETNLHRIAVTRSENDVAPLIQERYVCHSHGVIEVTIAHHTAGFQRTYRLRELPERRRGKQKRVGQ, encoded by the coding sequence ATGCGTTTTGGAATTGATTTTGGGACAACACGGACTGTCGTAGCGGCGGCCGACCGGGGTAATTATCCGGTGGTGAGTTTTCATTTGGAGTCAGGCGACGTGCAGCCGTGGTATCCGTCGTTGATCGCTACCCGTGGTGAGCAGTGTTTCTTTGGCCTCGATGCTCAGGCGAAGCCGCAAGAATCAGGTTGGTCTTTCTTGCGTTCGCTCAAACGTCTGCTGGCCGATGCCGGCCCTGAGTCACTGATTCGGGTGGGAGAGGTTGAACTCGGCGCGTTGGAATGGGTGAGCCGGTACTTGACGCAACTGCGCATTGACCTGTGCATGCGCTCCAATATCGGCGTGTCGGCTCATGAGCCGCTCGAAGCGTTAGTTGCCGTGCCGGCCAACGCCAATAGCAACCAACGCTTCATCACGTTGGAAGGGTTTCGTCAGGCGGGTTTCCGCGTGCTGGGATTGGTTAATGAACCGTCGGCAGCCGGCATCGAGTATGCGCATCGTGACGCCGCCAAAGGGAAAACAGGCCGCAAGGAATACCTGGTCATTTATGATCTCGGTGGAGGGACCTTTGATGCTTCGGTTATCAGCATGAAAGACCGGCATCATGAAGTCCTGACGGCAGAAGGAATCGGGCGCTTAGGGGGCGATGATTTTGACGAGCTGCTGTTAGAGCTGGCATTGCAGCGCGCGTCGCACATAGGAGAACTCTCGGCAACGGTTCGCCATCACCTGTTAGAGATTTGTCGTGAACAGAAAGAGGGATTGCATCCCAATACGCGCAAGATGGTGATTGATCTGGGCCGTGCCATACCTGGCGCTGGCGAGGTCATGGTGACGACCGATGAGTTCTATGAACGATGCCGCCCGCTGGTGGAGCGCACTATCGAGACGATGGAGTTGGCCATGAGCAACTCGCTGCGCGGCGAGGCGCTGGAATGGGCTGGCGTGGCCGGTATCTATTTGGTGGGTGGATCGAGCGATCTGCCATTGGTCAGCCGATTATTGCGGGAGCGGTATGGTCGCCGCGTTCGGCGTTCCCCCTACCCGTATGCGGCAACCGCCATCGGATTAGCCATCGCCGCCGACGCCGCGTCCGGCTATAAACTTCAGGAGCGATTCACCCGCTACTTCGGCGTGTGGCGCGAGGCCGATAGCGGACGACGCATCGTGTTTGATCCGATCTTTTTCAAAGATACGCCGCTGCCAGCCGCTGGCGAGCCGCCGCTGATCTTCACACGCGCTTATCAACCGGTTCATAACATCGGCCACTTTCGCTATCTGGAATGCAGTCAGGTGAACGAGGATCACCAACCCAGTGGTGAAGTCACGCCGTGGGATGAAATCTTCTTCCCCTTTGATCCGGCGTTGCAACACGAAACGAATCTTCATCGCATTGCTGTGACTCGGTCTGAGAACGACGTGGCACCGCTGATTCAAGAGCGTTACGTCTGCCATAGCCACGGCGTCATTGAAGTGACCATTGCCCACCATACAGCCGGATTTCAACGAACGTATCGCTTGCGCGAGCTGCCAGAACGGCGCCGTGGCAAGCAAAAACGAGTCGGTCAATGA
- a CDS encoding alpha/beta fold hydrolase, whose amino-acid sequence MKQNVKRLRRRIVVDEYTTISSVWAVPAHFQPGLTDALILAHGAGNDMTNPFLSFVHESLAAEGWLTIKFNFPYKEQGKAAPDPPAKLERAFKAVLIIARQSRLKPRRVFIGGKSMGGRIASHLAAQGEDVAGLVLLGYPLHPPSRPTQLRSVHLKEIACPMLFISGTRDAFCQLTLLEQILKELSTSATLHVVEGADHSFVVPKQLGRTTKDVWQEIVRVTATWLKQV is encoded by the coding sequence ATGAAGCAGAACGTGAAAAGACTAAGGCGACGGATTGTGGTTGACGAGTACACGACGATCTCATCGGTCTGGGCCGTGCCCGCTCACTTTCAGCCCGGCTTGACCGATGCGCTAATCCTGGCGCATGGCGCTGGCAATGATATGACCAACCCGTTTCTGAGCTTTGTGCATGAGTCGCTGGCAGCGGAAGGCTGGTTGACGATCAAATTCAATTTTCCCTACAAAGAGCAGGGCAAGGCGGCGCCTGATCCTCCGGCCAAACTGGAGCGGGCGTTTAAGGCCGTGTTGATCATCGCGCGACAAAGCCGGCTCAAGCCGCGCCGTGTGTTTATCGGCGGCAAATCAATGGGCGGACGCATCGCTTCACATCTGGCCGCGCAAGGAGAAGACGTCGCCGGACTGGTGCTGCTTGGCTACCCGCTTCACCCACCATCGCGGCCAACGCAACTGCGCTCCGTTCATCTCAAAGAGATCGCCTGTCCGATGTTGTTCATCTCCGGCACGCGCGATGCGTTTTGTCAATTGACGTTACTGGAGCAAATTCTTAAAGAGCTCAGCACGTCGGCGACGCTCCATGTGGTCGAAGGCGCTGATCATTCATTTGTCGTGCCCAAGCAACTTGGCCGAACGACCAAAGACGTCTGGCAAGAGATTGTCCGTGTGACCGCAACGTGGCTCAAACAGGTGTGA